A stretch of the uncultured Desulfobacter sp. genome encodes the following:
- the rpsU gene encoding 30S ribosomal protein S21 produces the protein MKEITVTVIDNDVEKALRILKKKIQNDGLFKRLKVKKHFEKPCQYRRRKMREAMRRQRIAASRSRRRRS, from the coding sequence TTGAAAGAAATTACTGTCACAGTTATTGATAATGACGTTGAAAAAGCGCTGCGTATTCTGAAGAAAAAAATTCAGAATGACGGGCTGTTCAAACGTCTCAAGGTAAAGAAACATTTCGAAAAACCTTGTCAGTACAGAAGACGTAAGATGAGAGAGGCAATGAGAAGACAAAGAATTGCCGCCTCAAGATCTCGCAGAAGACGTAGCTAA
- the eno gene encoding phosphopyruvate hydratase: protein MTELIDVRAREIIDSRGNPTVEVDVTLACGAQGRAAVPSGASTGTREALELRDKAENRFMGKGVLNAVANVNEVIAPEIIGYDAMDQAGLDRTMIDIDGTENKSRLGANAILGVSMAAARAAAAANGIPLYRHIGGINARIMPVPMMNIINGGAHAANNLDIQEFMILPFGAANICEAVRMGAETFHNLKKILKGKGLATGVGDEGGFAPDLESNEEAIENIIAAIESAGYRPGKDIGIGLDAAASEFYKDGKYVFASENRELSPAELIDYYESLIDKYPLVSIEDGLAEGDWDNWELMTERLGNRIQIVGDDVFVTNPDIFKQGIARGVGNSILIKLNQIGTLTETLDTIQMAKDSGYTTVVSHRSGETEDSFIADLAVGVNSGQIKTGSMSRSDRVAKYNQLIRIEEELAECAVFPEDLFVLK, encoded by the coding sequence ATGACTGAACTGATTGATGTCAGGGCAAGAGAAATTATTGATTCCAGAGGGAATCCTACGGTTGAAGTGGATGTGACCTTGGCCTGCGGCGCACAGGGTCGGGCTGCGGTGCCGTCCGGTGCCTCAACCGGTACAAGGGAGGCTCTTGAGCTTCGCGATAAGGCTGAAAACCGCTTTATGGGTAAAGGTGTGCTCAATGCCGTGGCCAATGTCAATGAGGTTATCGCGCCTGAGATTATCGGCTATGATGCTATGGATCAGGCCGGGCTGGACCGGACCATGATTGACATTGACGGCACTGAAAATAAGTCACGTTTAGGTGCCAATGCTATTTTGGGCGTTTCTATGGCCGCTGCAAGGGCTGCCGCTGCAGCCAACGGAATTCCGTTATACCGCCATATCGGCGGCATTAATGCACGGATTATGCCTGTTCCCATGATGAATATCATCAACGGCGGTGCCCATGCTGCCAACAACCTGGATATCCAGGAGTTTATGATTCTTCCTTTTGGGGCAGCCAATATATGCGAAGCTGTCCGAATGGGTGCTGAAACCTTTCATAATCTGAAAAAGATACTTAAAGGCAAGGGGCTTGCCACAGGCGTAGGTGACGAAGGCGGATTCGCTCCGGACCTTGAATCCAATGAAGAGGCCATTGAAAACATTATTGCCGCCATTGAATCTGCCGGCTATCGTCCGGGCAAGGACATCGGTATCGGCCTGGATGCAGCCGCCAGCGAGTTCTACAAAGACGGTAAGTATGTATTTGCTTCCGAGAACAGGGAATTATCCCCTGCTGAACTCATTGACTATTATGAAAGTTTGATTGATAAATATCCTTTGGTTTCCATTGAAGATGGTCTGGCAGAAGGGGACTGGGATAACTGGGAGCTGATGACCGAGCGCCTGGGCAACCGTATTCAAATTGTGGGCGATGATGTATTTGTTACAAATCCGGATATTTTTAAACAAGGTATTGCAAGGGGAGTGGGTAATTCCATTCTGATTAAACTCAACCAGATCGGTACCTTGACCGAAACCCTTGACACTATCCAGATGGCCAAGGATTCCGGGTATACCACCGTGGTGTCCCACAGATCCGGTGAGACCGAAGACAGCTTTATTGCAGATCTTGCTGTGGGTGTGAATTCCGGTCAGATAAAGACCGGATCCATGTCCAGAAGTGACCGTGTTGCAAAATACAATCAATTAATTCGCATAGAAGAGGAACTGGCCGAGTGTGCCGTCTTTCCCGAAGATCTGTTTGTTTTAAAATAG
- a CDS encoding glycosyltransferase family 4 protein yields the protein MKPYYKTGLRIGLISYRSNPHCGGQGVYIRHLSHALSDLGHRVEVIAGPPDPIIKAGVNLTMLNTLDLYNPNDLFRTPRIEELKDPVNLLEWLDICLMGYPEPMTFGMRVKRYMKGRTKGYDILHDNQSLSYGILTLARDLPVTATIHHPITVDRRLAVKATRSFYKKLQALRWYSFIGMQKWVARRIPSIITVSDSSRTDIAREFKIPVSKLKTVPIGIDIDNFFPLDHVKKDPGRLIVTNSADMPLKGLYHLLYAIKGVLKHKEVSLTVIGTPKKNGGIENLVKKLDLTHHIDFTGRIDHQRFVREYAKAQIAVVPSMYEGFGLPVGEAMACRVPVISTTGGALPEVAGDAAKLVPPGDAKALETAIIELLDDEKQREDLACRGYERATAQFTWEKCAMRTAKVYREVINDYHGL from the coding sequence ATGAAACCATACTATAAAACAGGCTTGCGCATTGGATTAATCTCCTATCGATCTAACCCCCATTGCGGTGGACAGGGAGTTTATATCCGTCATTTAAGCCACGCATTATCCGATCTGGGTCACCGGGTGGAAGTCATTGCCGGCCCTCCGGACCCTATAATCAAAGCCGGGGTCAACCTGACCATGCTCAACACGCTGGATCTGTATAATCCGAACGATCTGTTTCGAACACCCCGTATTGAGGAACTTAAAGACCCTGTCAACCTACTTGAATGGCTGGACATCTGCCTCATGGGATACCCCGAACCCATGACATTCGGCATGCGGGTGAAGCGTTATATGAAGGGTCGAACAAAAGGCTATGACATCCTCCATGACAACCAGAGCCTTTCCTACGGCATACTAACCCTTGCCCGGGACCTACCCGTTACCGCCACCATCCATCACCCCATAACCGTAGACCGGCGACTGGCGGTCAAGGCCACCAGATCGTTCTATAAAAAACTTCAAGCCCTTCGCTGGTACTCTTTTATCGGCATGCAAAAATGGGTTGCCCGAAGAATACCGTCTATTATCACAGTATCGGACAGCTCTAGAACTGATATTGCCAGAGAATTTAAAATCCCTGTGTCAAAACTTAAAACTGTCCCTATCGGCATTGATATAGATAACTTCTTCCCCCTGGATCATGTAAAAAAGGATCCTGGGCGCCTGATCGTCACCAACAGTGCGGATATGCCCCTGAAAGGTTTATATCACCTACTTTACGCAATCAAAGGGGTGCTAAAGCACAAAGAGGTTTCACTGACTGTCATCGGTACCCCTAAAAAAAACGGAGGCATCGAAAACCTGGTTAAAAAACTTGATCTTACCCATCATATCGACTTTACAGGGCGCATTGACCACCAACGATTTGTCCGGGAATATGCAAAAGCCCAGATTGCGGTGGTACCCTCCATGTACGAAGGATTTGGCCTGCCGGTCGGAGAGGCAATGGCCTGCCGGGTACCGGTGATTTCTACAACCGGGGGAGCCTTGCCTGAAGTCGCCGGGGATGCGGCAAAACTTGTGCCCCCTGGGGATGCCAAGGCCCTTGAAACGGCTATTATTGAACTGCTTGACGACGAAAAACAGCGTGAAGATCTGGCCTGCCGAGGGTATGAACGCGCAACAGCACAATTTACCTGGGAAAAATGCGCCATGCGCACGGCCAAGGTATACCGGGAGGTGATAAATGATTACCATGGACTTTAA
- a CDS encoding adenylate kinase has translation MNILFFGPNGSGKGTQGKILKDKYNIAHVESGAIFRDNIKGGTELGKKAKAFIDAGDLVPDEITIPMMIDRIKQDDCQKGWLLDGFPRNKVQSEKLHAALNEQGIKLDYVIEMLLDREIAKNRIMGRRLCENDNNHPNNIFIDAIKPDGDKCRVCGGALSTRADDQDETAIDKRHSIYYDTDTGTLASSYYFRDLPDADFKYITLNGEQALPDVTAELISKL, from the coding sequence ATGAACATTTTATTTTTCGGCCCCAACGGCAGCGGCAAAGGCACCCAGGGAAAAATCCTTAAAGACAAATACAACATTGCCCATGTTGAATCCGGTGCGATTTTCCGCGACAACATCAAAGGCGGCACCGAACTTGGTAAAAAAGCCAAGGCATTTATCGACGCAGGCGATTTGGTACCCGATGAGATCACCATCCCCATGATGATCGACCGCATCAAACAGGATGACTGCCAAAAAGGATGGCTGCTGGACGGTTTTCCAAGAAATAAAGTTCAGTCTGAAAAACTGCATGCCGCTTTGAACGAACAGGGCATCAAACTTGACTATGTTATCGAAATGCTGCTGGACCGTGAAATTGCCAAAAACAGAATCATGGGCAGACGGTTGTGCGAAAATGACAACAACCATCCCAACAACATTTTCATCGACGCCATCAAACCTGATGGAGATAAATGCCGGGTATGCGGCGGTGCACTGAGCACCCGCGCCGATGACCAGGACGAAACCGCCATCGACAAACGTCACTCCATTTACTACGATACCGACACAGGCACACTGGCCTCTTCTTACTACTTCAGAGATCTGCCTGATGCAGATTTCAAATACATCACACTGAATGGCGAACAGGCACTGCCCGACGTAACTGCAGAACTGATCTCCAAGCTGTAA
- a CDS encoding Lrp/AsnC family transcriptional regulator gives MDRIDREILNILQENGKITNAKLSRMVGISAPATLERVKRLEAAGVISHFTAVVNPEKVGFPIMVIVNITLSLSKLSSVPLIKEKFLELEEVVECYQIAGAHDFILKVIAKDIKAYAEFMNQKLTQIQGIQSIQSSFVIDSLKDKKIFVLDT, from the coding sequence TTGGACCGGATTGATAGAGAAATATTAAATATCCTCCAGGAAAACGGGAAAATTACCAATGCCAAGCTGTCCCGTATGGTTGGAATTTCAGCGCCTGCTACATTAGAACGGGTGAAGCGCCTTGAAGCTGCAGGTGTGATCTCACATTTCACGGCGGTGGTGAATCCGGAAAAGGTCGGATTTCCCATCATGGTTATTGTCAATATTACATTAAGCTTGAGCAAGCTGTCTTCGGTACCTTTGATCAAGGAAAAGTTTTTGGAACTTGAGGAGGTTGTGGAATGCTACCAGATTGCCGGTGCCCATGATTTTATTCTCAAGGTCATTGCAAAGGATATCAAGGCCTACGCAGAGTTTATGAATCAAAAATTGACCCAGATACAGGGCATCCAGAGCATTCAGTCTTCATTTGTGATTGACAGTCTTAAAGATAAAAAAATTTTTGTTTTGGATACTTAA
- a CDS encoding CTP synthase, whose translation MAEITKYIFVTGGVLSSLGKGLASAAIGMLLESRGLTVTIQKLDPYINVDPGTMNPFQHGEVFVTDDGAETDLDLGHYERFTNAKLGKNNNFTTGKIYDQVITKERRGEYLGGTVQVIPHITDEIKRAICLVSQDTDVVIVEIGGTIGDIESLPFLEAIRQFKADAGPSNVIYIHLTLVPYIKTACEVKTKPTQHSVKELRSIGIQPDILLCRTESLLTQDIKNKIALFCNVGPDAVFTAKDVDCIYDVPIVYNEEGLGDMILKKLNIWARAPRIDGWREMVERLKNPRHHVTIAIVGKYVDLTESYKSLNEALTHGGISNDAKVNLEFVDSSTLTKKNVADILSKADGVLVPGGFGTRGIEGKILAAGYARENKVPFFGICLGMQMAVIDIARNLAGLEDANSEEFDADTPYPVIYLMKEWVDEQTGKVEMRDESSDKGGTMRLGAYPCLLAEDTFAMNAYKTENISERHRHRFEFNNEYKDKLVESGLVISGTSPDHGLVEIVELKDHPWFLGCQFHPEFKSKPMVPHPLFKAFIRAALKNKK comes from the coding sequence ATGGCTGAGATAACTAAATATATATTTGTAACAGGCGGGGTGTTATCCTCATTGGGTAAGGGACTGGCGTCCGCGGCCATTGGTATGCTTCTGGAAAGCCGGGGGCTGACCGTGACCATACAGAAATTGGATCCTTACATAAATGTTGATCCTGGAACAATGAACCCCTTTCAGCACGGGGAAGTGTTTGTTACCGATGACGGTGCGGAAACTGATCTTGACCTGGGGCATTATGAACGGTTTACCAATGCCAAACTCGGCAAAAACAACAATTTTACCACAGGAAAGATTTATGATCAGGTGATCACAAAGGAGCGCCGGGGCGAGTATCTTGGCGGCACTGTCCAGGTCATCCCGCATATTACCGATGAGATTAAACGGGCTATCTGCCTGGTTTCACAGGACACAGATGTGGTAATTGTTGAAATCGGCGGTACCATCGGTGATATTGAGTCCCTTCCCTTTCTTGAGGCCATCCGCCAGTTCAAGGCCGATGCCGGTCCCTCCAACGTAATTTACATCCATCTAACCCTAGTTCCGTATATTAAGACCGCCTGCGAGGTGAAGACCAAACCTACCCAGCACAGTGTCAAGGAGCTTCGCAGCATCGGTATCCAGCCGGATATCCTTTTGTGCCGTACGGAGAGCCTTTTGACCCAGGATATCAAGAACAAGATTGCCCTGTTCTGCAATGTCGGCCCAGACGCCGTGTTTACCGCCAAGGATGTGGACTGCATTTATGATGTGCCCATTGTCTATAACGAAGAGGGTCTTGGGGATATGATCCTTAAAAAATTGAACATTTGGGCCCGGGCACCGCGCATTGACGGTTGGCGCGAAATGGTGGAGCGCTTGAAAAATCCCAGGCATCATGTGACCATCGCCATTGTCGGCAAATATGTGGATTTGACCGAGAGCTATAAAAGCCTGAATGAGGCGCTGACCCACGGCGGTATATCAAATGATGCCAAGGTGAATCTGGAATTTGTGGATTCATCCACCCTGACAAAAAAGAATGTGGCTGACATACTGTCCAAGGCCGATGGCGTCCTGGTGCCAGGCGGATTTGGGACCCGGGGAATTGAAGGAAAAATTCTTGCTGCCGGGTATGCCCGTGAAAATAAGGTGCCTTTTTTCGGTATTTGTTTAGGCATGCAGATGGCTGTAATTGATATTGCACGCAACCTTGCCGGTCTGGAAGATGCCAATAGCGAGGAGTTCGATGCTGACACGCCTTATCCGGTGATCTACCTGATGAAAGAGTGGGTGGATGAGCAGACCGGTAAGGTGGAGATGCGGGATGAGTCCTCGGACAAAGGCGGCACCATGCGGTTAGGAGCTTATCCCTGTCTCCTGGCTGAAGATACCTTTGCCATGAATGCATATAAGACTGAAAATATTTCCGAACGGCATCGCCACCGGTTTGAGTTCAATAATGAATACAAGGATAAACTGGTGGAATCAGGCCTTGTTATCTCAGGGACATCCCCGGATCATGGCCTGGTGGAGATTGTGGAACTTAAAGATCATCCGTGGTTTCTGGGTTGTCAGTTTCATCCTGAATTCAAGTCCAAACCCATGGTCCCCCATCCACTTTTCAAGGCATTTATCAGGGCAGCCTTGAAAAATAAAAAATGA
- a CDS encoding folylpolyglutamate synthase/dihydrofolate synthase family protein yields the protein MIPPAYNQCLERIYKLGRFGIKLELDTISNILSQLESPHKKYNMVHVAGTNGKGSTATCIASILIAAGFKTGIYTSPHLVRFNERICVNGQQISDADVVRAYEAVDAADSKLCRKSRRATFFEIVTAMAFYFFAERNVEWAVIETGMGGRFDATNIITPKVSVITNLSIEHTDYLGHTIKDLAREKGGIIKPGVSIVTAVSQASGIDKLTDIAQERRAPLYRFKKDFSIRKTPCQPTYNYNGIYQNFKDLTKPLPGEHQRENISLALAAVELMFEQNKDIDPRYELTRELIHKGFEQVHWPGRLEKIMDQPLVILDGAHNLKASVLLGKYLNQTLGDKKLTLVIGILDDKPYEAMLAQLLPRAQRVIVTKAKIDRSIEPVVLTAAIKKIFKGDVTVIEDVKEAVSMAISTSCKDDAICIAGSLYVAGEAKEKFDMDFIS from the coding sequence ATGATCCCCCCCGCATATAACCAGTGCCTGGAAAGAATTTATAAACTGGGCCGGTTTGGTATCAAACTTGAATTGGATACCATTTCAAACATCCTTTCACAGCTCGAAAGCCCTCACAAGAAATACAACATGGTGCATGTGGCCGGAACTAACGGCAAGGGCTCAACGGCGACTTGCATTGCATCAATCCTTATTGCCGCTGGTTTTAAAACGGGAATCTACACAAGCCCCCACCTGGTTCGGTTCAACGAACGAATCTGCGTAAACGGACAGCAGATAAGCGATGCCGATGTGGTCCGCGCATACGAGGCTGTGGACGCTGCAGACAGTAAGTTGTGTCGAAAATCACGCAGGGCAACCTTTTTTGAAATTGTCACGGCCATGGCCTTTTACTTTTTTGCCGAAAGAAATGTGGAATGGGCAGTCATTGAAACCGGCATGGGCGGCAGATTTGATGCCACCAACATTATTACGCCTAAAGTCAGTGTTATCACCAACCTCTCAATTGAGCATACGGATTACCTTGGACATACCATCAAAGATCTGGCTCGGGAAAAAGGCGGTATCATAAAACCAGGCGTTTCTATAGTTACTGCTGTGTCCCAGGCTTCAGGCATAGACAAATTAACCGATATTGCCCAAGAGCGAAGAGCCCCCCTCTACCGGTTTAAAAAAGATTTTTCCATCCGCAAAACCCCTTGTCAGCCAACATATAATTACAACGGCATTTATCAAAATTTCAAAGACCTGACCAAACCTTTGCCCGGGGAACACCAGCGCGAGAACATCTCTTTGGCCTTGGCTGCTGTCGAGTTGATGTTTGAACAAAACAAAGACATCGACCCTCGATATGAACTGACCCGGGAACTAATCCATAAAGGGTTTGAGCAGGTCCATTGGCCGGGACGCCTTGAAAAAATCATGGATCAACCTCTGGTTATTCTGGACGGGGCCCACAACCTTAAAGCATCTGTTCTTTTAGGCAAATACCTAAACCAGACATTGGGGGATAAAAAACTGACGCTTGTCATTGGCATTTTGGATGACAAACCCTATGAAGCCATGCTGGCCCAACTTTTACCCAGGGCCCAGCGGGTCATTGTAACTAAAGCCAAGATCGATCGCAGCATTGAACCCGTAGTACTGACCGCAGCCATCAAAAAAATATTCAAAGGAGACGTGACCGTTATCGAAGATGTCAAAGAGGCTGTATCAATGGCGATTTCAACAAGTTGCAAAGACGACGCCATATGCATTGCAGGGTCATTGTATGTGGCAGGCGAGGCGAAGGAAAAATTTGATATGGATTTTATTAGCTAA
- a CDS encoding alpha/beta fold hydrolase, with protein MSEELITITSVGDIRLEGNLNRQEAGKAVVLTHPHPLYGGNMDVPVICKMAACFQAAGITTLRFNFRGTGGSSGKFDDGRGEQDDVKSALDFLSNQGYNQLFLAGYSFGSWVNAHVVSAGVAVCDHIMVSPPAALLSFDLVAQLPNTGLIITGENDDLSPVYMVDDLLSKWKISPRLEVLSDVDHFYVGALDKLGDVLSGYLKP; from the coding sequence ATGAGTGAAGAATTAATCACCATAACCAGTGTCGGTGATATCCGGCTTGAGGGGAATTTAAACCGGCAGGAAGCAGGCAAAGCTGTGGTGCTGACGCATCCGCATCCCCTTTATGGCGGGAATATGGATGTCCCTGTGATATGCAAGATGGCTGCCTGCTTTCAAGCTGCCGGGATTACCACGCTACGGTTTAATTTCAGGGGTACCGGTGGCAGTTCCGGAAAATTTGACGATGGCCGTGGGGAGCAGGATGATGTCAAAAGTGCATTAGATTTTTTATCCAACCAGGGGTATAATCAGCTTTTTCTTGCCGGATACTCCTTTGGTTCATGGGTAAATGCCCATGTCGTCAGTGCAGGTGTGGCGGTCTGCGATCATATTATGGTTTCCCCCCCGGCAGCGTTGTTAAGTTTTGATCTGGTGGCGCAGCTTCCCAATACCGGGCTTATTATTACGGGTGAAAATGATGATTTGTCCCCGGTTTACATGGTGGACGATCTTTTGTCTAAATGGAAAATTTCCCCCCGGCTGGAGGTGCTTTCAGATGTCGATCACTTTTATGTCGGTGCTTTAGACAAGCTGGGTGATGTCCTTTCAGGCTACCTTAAGCCCTGA